CCGCGCGTCGTGGTCGTCGTTCGGCCCCGAAGTCGGCTTCGCCGCACCGGGTGTGAGCATCAATTCGACGATGCCCGGCGGCGGCTATGGCACGAAGAGCGGCACGTCGATGGCCGCGCCGCATGTCGCCGGCGTCGCGGCCCTCCTCCTCGCCGCGCAGCCGGGATTGACGCTCGACGGGCTGCGGCAGAAGCTGCGGGACGGCACGCTCGATGTCGACGCAGGCGGGTTCGACAACAACACCGGCTACGGTCTGGTGCGGGCGCAGAATTCCCTCGGTGGCGGGTCGCCCCCACCGCCGGTGCCACTGAGCATGGCGGTGTCGCCGCTGTTCCGGAGCACGACGGCGACGGCGGGCGGCGCGGCGACGGGGAGCAGTGCCGCGATCACCCTGAGTGGTGACAACTCGTCGACCACCGGCTGGACCGCGACGAAGCGGAAGAGCTGGACGACGCTGACCACGGGCAGCGGCACCGGCAGCGGGACCGTGGCCTGGAATCGCAGCACCACCGGGCTCGCGGCCGGCACCTATGTCGACACCATCACGGTGGCGGCGGCCGGCGTGGCCTCGCAGAGCATCATCGACACCTTGCGGATCACGGCGGCGCCAGTCCCACTCACGATGACCGTGTCGCCGCTCTTCCGGAGCACGACCGCCACCGCCGGTACCGCCGCGACTGGAAGCAGCGCGACGATCACCCTGAGCGGTGACAACTCCTCCACCACGGCGTGGACGGCGACGAAGCGGAAGAGCTGGACGACGCTGACCACCGGCAGTGGCACCGGCAGCGGGACCGTGGCCTGGAATCGCAGCACCACCGGCCTCGCCGCCGGCACCTACGTCGACACCATCACGGTGGCCGCCACCGGCGTGGCCTCGCGGAGCATCATCGACACGCTGCGGATCACCGCGGCGCCGGTGCCGCTGGTGCTGTCGGTGAGCCCGGCCTCGCGCAATGTCACGGCCCAGGTCGGCACCGCCGCGCCCAACGGCAACGCCGCCGTCACCCTCACCGGTGACAACGCCGGCACCACCGGCTGGACCGCGACGAAGCGGAAAAGCTGGACGACACTGACCACGGGCAGCGGCACCGGCAGCGGGACGGTTGCCTGGAATCGCAGCACCACCGGCCTCGCCGCCGGCACCTACGTCGACACCATCACGGTGGCAGCTGCCGGGGCTGGCCTCGCGCAGCATCATCGACACCCTGCGGATCACCGCGGCGCCGGTGCCGCTGGCGCTGTCGGTCAGCCCGGCCTCGCGCAACGCGTCGGCCCAGGTCGGCACCGCGGCGCCCGGCGACAACGCCACCGTCACCCTCACCGGTGACAACGCCGGCACCACTCCGTGGAGCGCGACGAAGCGGAAGAGCTGGACGACGCTCACCACCATGAATGGGACCGGGAGCGGGACCGCCGCCTGGAGCCGCAGCACCACCGGCCTCGCCGCCGGCACCTACGTCGACACCATCACCGTCACGGTCGCGGGGCTCGCGCCGCAGAACATTATCGACACCCTGCGGATCACCGCAGCGCCGGTGCCGCTGGCGCTGTCGGTGAGCCCGGCCTCGCGCAACGCGTCGGCCCAGGTCGGCACCTCCGCGCCGAGTGACAACGCCACCGTCACCCTCACCGGTGACAACGCCGGCACCACGCCCTGGAGCGCGACGAAGCGGAAGAGCTGGACGACACTCACCACGGGCAGCGGCACCGGCAGCGGGACCGCCGCCTGGAGCCGCAGCACCAGCGGCCTCGCCGCCGGCACCTACGTCGACACCATCACCGTCACGGTCGCGGGGCTCGCGCCGCAGAGCGTGATCGACACGCTGCGCATCACGGCGGCGCCGGTCGCACTGGCGCTGTCGGTGAGCCCGGCCTCGCGCAATGCGGCGGCCCAGGTCGGCACCGCGGCGCCCGGCGACAACGCCACCGTCACCCTCACCGGTGACAACGCCGGCACCACGCCCTGGAGCGCGACGAAGCGGAAGAGCTGGACAACACTCACCACGGCCAGCGGCACCGGCAGCGGGACCGCCGCCTGGAGCCGCAGCACCAGCGGCCTCGCCGCCGGCACCTACGTCGACACCATCACCGTCACGGTCGCGGGGCTCGCGCCGCAGAGCGTGATCGACACGCTGCGCATCACCGCGGCGCCGGTGGCACTCGCGCTCACCGTGAGCCCGGCCTCGCGCCGGACGTCGGTGACCGCGGGGGCGTCGGCGGGCGGCGACAACGCGGCGGTGACGCTGAGCGGGGACAACGCCACTGCCACCACCTGGTCGGCGACGAAGCGGAAGAGCTGGACGACGCTCACCACCGCGGGCGGGACTGGCAGCGGGAGCGTGGCGTGGAGCCGGAACAGCGCCGGACTCGTCGCCGGTACCTACGTCGACACCATCACCGTCACGGTCGCGGGGCTCGCCCCGCAGCGCGTGATTGACACCCTCGAGATCGCGGCCGCCCCGGTGCCGGTGACCGTCGCGCTCTCGCCAGCCAGCCGCCGCGTCACGGTCACGCGCGGCAACACCGCCGCGAGCGGCACTGCCAGCGTCACGCTCAGCGGGACCAACGCCGCCTCGACGACCTGGGAGGCGACCAAGCGGCGGAGCTATACCGCGTTCACCACGAGGAGCGGCACGGGCAATGGCACGCTGGCGTGGAATCGCAACACCGGTTCCCTCGCCGCCGGCACCTACGTCGACACCATCACGGTGACGGCAGGTTCGGCCACGGCACGGCTGATCGACACCGTCGTCGTGACGGCGCCGACTGCCTCATCGATCGCGGTGCGGCCGCAGGGGAAGCGGTCGCGCTACCTCGCACAGGCCGGTCGCGCGAGCGCCTTCGCCTCGACGCGGGACTCGGCGCTGGTGGAGGGCGAGGTGGTCGAGGGGCAGAGCGATCAGTGGACCGCGGTGATCGGTGGCACCGGCCTCGCCGTGCTGTCGCCGGTCGGTCGACTCGGCGACTACGTCTACTGGGAACGCCGGAGTGCCGGCCCCGGTCCGGGCATCACCGTCGACTCCGTCCGGGTGCAACTGGTCGGTTCGCCTGGGCTGGAAGCCGTCTTCGTCGACTCGCTCGAAGTGGTCACGGTCGAACTGCCGGCCGTCGGACTCGCGGTGGATGAGCTGGTGCGCGGCGGGCAGATGCATGCCGACCAGCGGCAGCTGCTCGACGGGGAAGGGAACCGTAACGGCTACTTCGACCTCGGCGACTTCCTCGCGTGGGTCGATCGCGATCGCATCCGGCTCTCGCCCGCGATGGTGGCGAAGCTGCAGTCGGTGCCGGTTGTCCCGGTGCGACCAAGACCGTAGCACGGGGCGATACGCCGCGCAGTAGATCGGGCCGCCCCAGCTGCTGCTGGGGCGGCCCGATCGCATGCGTCGAGTGTTCGCGACCTGATTGGCGCTACCGAGACCCGGCCAAGGCGGGGAGCCACTCCGGCATGCCATCGGGAGCGCAGCGACCGGCGGAAAGATCTTCGATCAACCGGGTGACTTCCCATGCCGTGAGGTACCCGACACGGTAGCCACGCTCTTCGCACGCGGTTCTGGTCATCTCCAGGCATCGTTGGAGGCCGCCCCCCTCAAGGAGTGGGGCGCCATTGCGTTCCTGCGCTCCATGCCCGAACAGCTTGAGGAAGATGTGGTTGCCAATGCGTGGCGCCGCGCGCAACCAGGATCTTGCCCGCGCCATGGTAGGGAGGGCGTAGCCCGCAAGTTCACCGACCTCAAGGGTGGGGAGCACGCGATATCGCTCGTGCTGGCGGACCGTGAGCGGCCCCTGGACCATCAGGAGCGCATCCGGTGGCGGCGCAACCCCGGCACGAACGAGGGTTCCCCGGTCGTGGGACTTTGGCTTGGTCGGATCGTCTTCCGCCCAATAGATGGCGTTCACCAGCGACGTCTGGCAGCCACTCGGTGCGGATGGCAGGGTGAAGTCGGCACGACAGCCCAACTCCCGGAGCAGGGTGAGCTCATTGTTCAGCCCGCACCAGCGCCCCTCGGGATGGCTGTTGTCGAGTGCCCAGTTGCCATGGATGAAGCACCACTCGATCGCGCCGGCCTCGTTGACGCGAAGGAGCCCATGCTCCTCCCGGAGCCTGCGCACGAAGGTGCCCACGACCGTGCGGAAGTTCGCGTCAGTATCCTGATCGTGGTGGTAGTGCACCTCGATGTCGCCGACCCCTTGACGAACGATGGATGCAATGCGCTCGACAACCTCCGGCTCATCTTCTTCGGCAGGATAGAAGAAGGTGAACTGGGCGGATCGTCCAAACGAGTCAGGAACGGATTGCGCGATTCGGGGCCAGTGTCGCTCCCAGCGCGAGACGCGTTCAAGTGCCTGCGCCTGAGTCGCTCCGCCGCCGAGCGGTTCGAAATGGTCGGTGAAATGGAGCCACACGGTCGGCTGACTTCCGGGGGACGCGCGCCACCCGGAGTCTCGCAGCCAGCTCCCGACGAGCCCGGGGACCCAGCGGTCGGCGCCACGCGGAAGCCGGATCATTCGGGCGCCTCGAGTCGCAGGTGATGTGCGACATGCCGGGCCCCCGCCAGAATGTCGAACTGGCCGTTCGCGGGCAGGCGATGATCGGCGGCCGTAAGCACCGTCGTGATTGCTGCCGTCCTTGCCTCCAGGTCGCCTTCGGGCACCGCCGCGGAGCATCCGAAGGGAAGCAGATCCGGGATCCC
The Gemmatimonadota bacterium DNA segment above includes these coding regions:
- a CDS encoding S8 family serine peptidase; translated protein: MIRPTHVLRLAPLLLVLAITALPGQGTPRRVIITLRPASGEAALRAPGSPPVSSTELSQISARLDRDLPSLRETGRAPFAGMLFAEVSAAEATRLASDPNVAMVEEDRLWSPADAATALSSGDRWAALRASPRRGADAIPWGVSRVTGPEVWAAGNTGAGVKVAVMDSGIDTGHSDLTVVGGYNAVTRVASDYSDNLGICNGHGTHIAGTIAARNNGAGVVGVAPDAQLYAIKVFQDVNGSCLAYTSNQIAGLNWAVAQGIRLVNVSIGGSSSGSYNAAIAAAADQGTFLIAAAGNNGGAVLYPAAAPSAIAVAALDAQNLRASWSSFGPEVGFAAPGVSINSTMPGGGYGTKSGTSMAAPHVAGVAALLLAAQPGLTLDGLRQKLRDGTLDVDAGGFDNNTGYGLVRAQNSLGGGSPPPPVPLSMAVSPLFRSTTATAGGAATGSSAAITLSGDNSSTTGWTATKRKSWTTLTTGSGTGSGTVAWNRSTTGLAAGTYVDTITVAAAGVASQSIIDTLRITAAPVPLTMTVSPLFRSTTATAGTAATGSSATITLSGDNSSTTAWTATKRKSWTTLTTGSGTGSGTVAWNRSTTGLAAGTYVDTITVAATGVASRSIIDTLRITAAPVPLVLSVSPASRNVTAQVGTAAPNGNAAVTLTGDNAGTTGWTATKRKSWTTLTTGSGTGSGTVAWNRSTTGLAAGTYVDTITVAAAGAGLAQHHRHPADHRGAGAAGAVGQPGLAQRVGPGRHRGARRQRHRHPHR